The Gracilibacillus caseinilyticus genome segment TGTAAATAATGTTTCAATAACCGTTGATTTAAAATAATCAATTTGATTATTTTCTAATTTATCAAGCTGTGTGTTCGATAAAATCGGAGAATCCAAACGAATTCTGCTATTTTTCGTTTTTGCAGGGTGCAGGATATCTCCTTCGCCACCGATCCAGGTCAGCATGGAGGTAACCAATTGCTCACGATATGCATCTATCGGTGGATTCGTAACCTGTGCAAATAATTGTTTGAAATAATTAAACAAGCTTTGCGGACGTTGTGATAAAACCGCTAACGGCATATCATTACCCATTGCTCCGATCGGGTCTTTTCCTTCTTCTACAAGCGGAATCAGATATTTTTCTACATCTTCCGTTGTGTAACCAAATGCCTTTTGTTTCTGAATAAGTTGCGGGTCAATATAGTCGTCATTTTCAGCATCTACTTCTAACCTTACAATTTGTTCATCCAGCCATTCACCGTATGGTTGAGTACTCGCGATCTCTTCTTTAATTTCTTTGTCGGAAATAATGCGTCCTTCTTCTATATCTACCAGAAGCATTTTCCCTGGACTTAAACGCTCTTTTAACAGTACATTTTCCTCTTCATAGTCGATAACACCAACCTCTGAAGAATAAATGATATAGTCATCTTTTGTTACATAGTAACGAGCTGGACGTAAACCATTACGGTCTAGAATCGCACCGATTTGTTTTCCATTTGTAAACGTAATGGAAGTAGGCCCATCCCATGGCTCCATCATCATACTGTGATACTGATAGAAGGCACGTTTTTTCTCCTCCATGTTTGCATTCTTATCCCACGGTTCCGGAATAAGCATCATCGCTGCATGTGCAGGCTTACGTCCTGCAAGTGTGAAGAATTCCAATGCGTTATCTAATGTAGCAGAGTCACTTCCGCCACCATTGATAATTGGCAGAATTTTGTCTAAATCATCGCCAAATGCTTCAGAAACAAACTGTTGTTCACGAGCACGCATCCAGTTCACGTTTCCACGCATTGTATTAATTTCCCCGTTATGAATTAAATAACGGTTCGGGTGTGCTCTTTCCCATGATGGGAATGTATTCGTACTGAAACGAGAGTGTACGAGAGAAAAAGCAGACACAAACGCTTCATCTTGTAAATCAAGATAAAATTTATCTACCTGGTCAGGTGTTAATAATCCTTTGTATACAATTGTGCGGTTCGATAAACTTGGGAAATAGAAGCGAATTCCTTGTTCATTTGCCCAGTTTTCCGCTTGTTTTCTAATAATATATAATTTCCGTTCGAACGCTAAATCATCATCTAATTGGTCATTCGCTTCAATAAATACCTGAAGAACGTTCGGTAATGTTTCAATTGCTCCTTTACCAATATGTGTCGGATCGACAGGTACATCACGCCAACCAATTAATTTCTGACCTTCTTGTTCGATCAATCCATTAATTTTGTTTATTGCATCTTTGTTTTCATTCTCATCTTGAGATAAGAACAACATTCCAACTCCATAGCGTCCAACAGCTGGCAGTTGAAAGTCTTTGCATTCTCTTCTAAAATAACTATCAGGGATCTGTACCATTAGTCCAGAACCATCACCTGTCAGTGGGTCTGCTCCCTGTCCACCACGGTGTTCTAGTTTACATAACATGTCAAGACCTTTTTTTACAATTTCGTGTGTTTGCTTCCCTTTTATATGTGCATATAAGCCAATACCACAAGCGTCGTGTTCATAATCGGGATGATACAACCCTTGAGCTTCAGGCAAGTCACGATATGTCATATGTGTCGCCCCCATTCAATATACTTTTAAGGTGTCTATTTATATTGTAAGTTTTCTTATCAATCTAAACAATATATAATATATATATGATCGTTCTAATATTGATATATATCACGAGGTGAAAAATGTGGAATTAAGACAATTACGTTATTTTGTGGAAGTTGCAGAAAGAGAACATGTGTCAGAAGCGGCAGCTGTTCTGCATGTGGCACAATCAGCCATCAGCAGACAGATCTCCAATCTTGAAGCAGAGCTTGGTGTCGAGTTATTTGAACGCGATGGCCGCAATGTACGATTAACCCATATCGGGAGAATATTTCTCACACATACCAAATCAGCTTTAAAAGCGATTGATCATGCCAAAAAACAAATCGATGAATTTATTGACCCTGAAAGAGGCTCGATTAAGATCGGATTTCCAACGAGTCTTGCCGGAAATATGCTGCCAACAGTTATTTCTGAATTCAAAAAGAAACACCCAAAAATAGATTTTCAATTAAGACAAGGCTCTTACAATTTCTTAATTGACGCTGTCAAAAACAGAGAAATAGATGTTGCGTTTATCGGTCCCGTCCCAGACGATCTTCCAGACATCAAAGGTGAAGTATTGTTCAATGAGAATTTTTATGCATTGGTGCCGATATCGCATCCTGCTGCGACGAAAGGTGTAATTGATTTACCGACACTTAAAGACGAGTCTTTCGTATTATTCCCAAAAGGGTATGTTTTACACCAGCTTGTTATTGATGGCTGTATAAGAGCAGGGTTTAATCCGATCGCTACGTCACAGGGAGAGGATTTGGATGCAATTAAAGGACTGGTCGCTGCCGGTATCGGAATTACATTATTACCAGAAAGTGCATTTAACGATTTGAATCCATTTTACAGTGCTAAAGTAGCAATCAAAAATCCAGAATTAACCCGAACAGTCGGTGTTATTATTCCGAAAAAAAGAAAACTGGCCCCATCTGAACAAGTCTTTTACGAATTTATTATCGAATTTTTCTCGCTTATGCAAAAGATGCAATAGGAGTTTTGGGAAAATACATGTGAATAAGTTAAGATTCAGCTGACGTGACCATAAACCTTTGACAAAAGAATTTTAATCAAAAAAAACCGAATATAACAAGCAATCCCATCAAAAAAGGATTCATGTTATATCCGGCTTTATTCTAGTGCTGCAAAGTAACTTCTCAAGAAAATACTTTTTAATCAATTGATGTGAAATAAAGATGTACATCAAATTGGCTATTTTGAAATGTTTTAATTGCTTAGCAAGGCCGATATGCTTCGCGTCCTGTAGGGTGGGGTTCAGCTTCCTCGGAAAGAAATACACTTTCATGCGAGATCTTCAGCCGTGCCCCGTAGGACGCGAAGTGGTTGACCGGAGCGGTATCCCAGCACATTATCTATTTCAAGATGGCATCAACGCTTGTTAGCACAAGAAGTCTCAACAAATTGTCATTACTTCGCAGCTTGCTTCAAAATCGTGTTACTTCTAAACTGACACGAAATAATTATATCTAGATCATTCATGTTCTAATATACACTCTTTTGTTATATTCCAGCCTTTTTCCCGTAAGGCTGTCCATTATGAAGAAGCTTGTAATTTATCTAACCAGCGCCCTGGATTTTGAAATTCCAATTCGGTTTGTAAATAGCTGTGAATCGTACTAAAATCTTTATTGAATAAAGCTTCCTCAATCGAAAATGTAAGCGGAACTTCGGTATAAATGGCTGCCAGCTTACGAGACATTTCGAGATCCTCGGCATACTGCTCCAGCTTTTTCTGCATCCCTTTTGTTAGATTCTCTTTATCTGCTAACATATTATCGATTGTTTCATATTGTTGTAACAGTTTCATTGCTGTCTTTTCACCAACACCTTTGATCCCTGGATAATTATCGGAAGAATCACCCATTAATCCTTTTAAATCAATAATTTGACGGGGGGTCAATGATTTTTTTTCATAAAAATTATCAGCAGTGAATACATCGTAGTTACCTTGACCTTTTTTCATGATTGCAATGTTAATGTTCTCATCCACCAGCTGTAACAAGTCCTGATCACCCGTTACAACAGTTACTTCGTGTTCCTTGTGTAATTGTTTGGCAAGTGTTCCTATACAATCATCTGCTTCAAATCCAGTCACTCCAATATTCGGTACTTGAAAAGCAGTCACCAATTCTTTTGCTAAATCAAATTGTGGAATCAGTTCTTCTGGTGGCGCATCACGATTGGATTTGTAGCCATCGTATAATTCATTGCGAAACGTTTTACTTCCCATATCCCAACAACAAACAACATGAGTTGGTTGAAAAGTTTCCATTGAGTTCGTGAAATAATTTAAAAAACCAAATAATCCATTTCTAGGTACACCTTTGCTGTTGTGCATAAAATTACCTGTAAATGATGTTGCAAAAAAACCTCTAAACAATAACGCCATGCCGTCTACGACAAGAATATGACCTTTATCAGACATCTATTTCACCCTTTGAGTTTTATTCATTTACTTCTATTAACATAACTTGTATATTAAATGCTACAGAGTGATTTTGCAATATGAAGGAGTAATTTTAATGGAGAAAAATTTTAACAAAGCAACATTTGCAGGGGGATGCTTCTGGTGTATGGTCAAACCGTTTGATCAATGGGATGGGGTGGAAAGTGTCATTTCTGGATACACTGGTGGACATATAGACAATCCCAGCTATGAAGATGTCAAAACAGGAAACTCTGGTCACTATGAAGCTGTCCAGATTATATATGAACCAGACAAGATTTCTTATCAGCAAATATTAGATTTATACTGGCCACAAATTGATCCAACAGATGATGGTGGACAATTCCATGACCGTGGCCCTCAGTACCGAACAGCCATTTTCTATCATGATCAGGAGCAACAACAGTTGGCAGAAGCTTCTAAACAAGGATTACAAGCTTCTAATCGCTTTAAAAAAGACATCGCAACAGAAATCCTGCCTGCATCAACTTTTTATCCTGCAGAAGCGTATCATCAGGATTTTTATAAAAAAAATAAACAGGAATACGAAGAAGACCGTGCAAAATCAGGCAGAGATGCATTCATCGAAGAGAATTGGGATTAAACAGACAAAAGAACTTATAGTCAAATGAATAGCCGAACGCAACACGGAATGTTATCAAACAACATTCATGTTGCGTTCGGCCTTTCTTTTAAGTTGTCATAAAATGAAAATTAACAATTTGGTTTTGATAAAAATTCATTTATTATATTAATATTATTGATAATAAGTGGGTTTGTCATTGGAAAACTGTATAATACTAAAAGCACCTCCAGAAAACTATTTTAGAGGTGCTTCGTTTCCGGTTAATACATTATTATTTTACCACTTCTTAATCTCAGATCGATCTCCTTTGCTGTTCCCCTTCTTTGCAAAGCGATTCGCTAACTCCTGCTTTACATCTTGTAAGGATACGCCTTGATTTGCCAGCATAACGAACGTGTGGTACAGTAAATCACTGACTTCATTAGTTATTTCCTGTTTCTCATCATTTTTAGCCGCAATCACAACTTCGCCAGCTTCTTCGATCAGCTTTTTACCTATCTTATCTACACCTTTATCAAATAAATAATTCGTATAAGAATTTTCTACCGATACCGATTTTCGTTGTTCAACTTCCTTCATAACGTGCTCGATGATGGAATTGTCAACGGTATCCTCTTTCTCTGCTATCCGGTTAAAAAAGCAGGTTTGTTCACCAGTATGACAAGCTGGACCAGCCGGAATTACTTGAATCAGCAATGTATCCTTGTCGCAATCCAGATCAATCGACTGCACATCTTGTGTGTTTCCTGATGTAGCCCCTTTATGCCACAGTTCCTCACGTGAACGAGAATAAAACCAGGTCTGTTTTGATTCCAGCGTTTTATCGTATGCTTCCTCGTTCATGTAGGCTACCATTAAGACTTCTTTCGTATCATAATCTGTTATTACTGCTGGAATTAATCCTTTTGAAAAATCAGGCCTCACGAATGTTCACTCCTTGTTGTTTACATACATCTTTTACTTGTTTAATCGTAAAGGTATTTTCATGAAAAATGGATGCTGCTAATCCTGCCGAAACATCAGTTTGATTAAAGACTTCAGGAAAATGCTCCGGTTTGCCAACTCCTCCTGAAGCTATAACGGGTATACGAACTGCTTGCACCACTGCTTCCGTTAACGCAAGGTCAAATCCGTCTTTCACCCCATCGGTATCTACACTTGTTAATAAAATTTCTCCTGCGCCTCTTTTTTCTGCTTCTTTGACCCATTCAATGGCGTCCATTCCGGTGTCCTTTGAACCGCCATGTGTCATCACATGCCATTTATCCCCTGTACGTTTCGCATCAATGGCTACAACCGTGCATTGCGCACCAAAGCGGTCAGAAGATTCTGTGATAAGTTGAGGATTCTCAACTGCAGCTGAATTCATGCCAACTTTATCTGCACCTGCTTTTAAAAGACGATTTACATCTTCAATTGTCCGGACACCGCCACCAACAGTAAAAGGTACAAATACTTGTTCTGCTGTACGTCTAACAATATCGACCATTGTCTGTCGGCCTTCATTTGTTGCAGAAATATCTAAAAATATGATTTCATCCGCACCAGCCTTTGAATAACTAGAAGCCATTTCGACAGGATCACCAAGTTCGCGTAATCCGACGAAGTTTGTTCCTTTGACTACTTTCCCTTCCTTTACATCTAAACACGGAATAATTCGCTTAGCTATCATGATTGAACGCCCCCATCCATCGTCGTTTCTTGCATAAACAGTTTCAACAATTCCACTCCTGCTTCCCCACTTTTTTCCGGGTGGAATTGCATACCGTATACATGACCGTTTTGAACGATAGCTGGTATTTTTGTTCCATAATCGGCAGTAGCGACAAGATAAGATTGTTCCGTTTGTGCCTGGAAGGAATGAACAAAGTAGACATGTTTACCCTCTAATGGTGCAAATCTTTGTTTTTGATTTTCAATTTGCAATTGATTCCAACCAATATGTGGCAAAATATATTCCGTTTCTATCACATTGACGTCACCTGGAATCAATCCGAGCCCATCTGAAATACCATTTTCATAGCCTGTTTCAAATAATAGCTGCATACCTAGACAAATTCCTAGAAAAGGTTTTTCTTTCGCCAGTCGGATTAATGGTTCCTTTAATTGACGTTGTTCGATTTCATCCGCTGCCGCTTGAAATGAACCAACTCCCGGTAATATAATGTGACTTGCTTGTTCTAATTGTTCGATTGAGTCAGTAATTATAACTTGATAACCTAATCGTTCAAAAGCAGTTTTAACACTTGCGACATTACCCATGCCATAATCTACAATTGCAATCATTCGATTATCCCCTTTGTAGAATTTACTCCTTTAATATCTGGATTGATTCGAATAGCTTCCCCTAACGCTCTTCCCAATGCTTTAAACACAGCTTCGATCTTATGATGCGTATTATCACCGTATAAGACTTTCGCGTGGAGGGTAATAGCAGATTGAAACGCAAATGCTTGTAAGAATTCCTGTACTAACTCGGTATCAAAGTTGCCTAAACGCTGGTTGGAAAAATGTGCATCAAAAACGAGATATGGCCTTCCACTAATGTCGAGCGCAACAAATCCTAACGCTTCATCCATCGGAACGTAGGCACTGCCAAAACGATTAATGGATTGTTTATCACCTAATGCTTCTTTGATCAATTGACCGAGTACGATTCCTACATCTTCTACAGTGTGATGACTATCGATGTGTAAATCACCCTCTGCTTTTATCACCAGACCGATGCGGCCATGACGAGCAAAGGCTTCGAGCATATGATCAAAAAAACCAACACCTGTTTCAATAGATACTTCTGTTGGATCATCCAGATTAACTGAGATGTCAATCGATGTTTCGAATGTTTTACGCTGTTTAGTCGCTGTTCTCATTATTCATCCTCCAAACGTTTTGTCACTGCAATACCATGTCCCTCTAGTTCTTCCTGATTTGCAATTGTTACGACATCATTTCCGGCCTGCTTCAGTGCTTGTTTCGAATAATATAAATAAGTCGTCTTCTTGACAAAATCATCAACAGATAACCCGGAGGAAAATCGTGCGGTACCAGATGTAGGCAGAACATGGTTTGGCCCAGCATAATAATCACCAAGCGCTTCTGGTGTATATTCCCCTAAGAAAACAGATCCAGCGTGGCGTACATTTCCTAAACTTGCTAAAGGATCTGCTACTTGTATTTCCAAGTGCTCTGGCGCAATTTGATTAGATAGTTGGAAAGCTTCCTCTAATGTCTCCACAATGACACAAGCACCTTTTTGGGTTAATGATGCAGATGCAATGGATTTACGCGGAAGTTGACTGCATTGTACTTCTAATTCAGATTGTACTTTTGCTACAAGTGGTGCCGATGTTGTAATCAGAAAAGCACGAGCGTTTACATCGTGTTCTGCCTGTGCGATTAGATCTGCCGCGATGTATACTGGGTTGGATGTTTGATCGGCAATGATCGCTACTTCACTTGGGCCTGCGATCATATCGATACCTACATCCCCATATACTAATTTTTTCGCTGCTGCCACATAAGCATTCCCTGGTCCAACTATTTTATCTACTTTCGGAATCGACTCTGTTCCATAAGCAAGTGCTGCAATCGCCTGCACACCTCCAACTCGATAAATGTGGTTAACTCCTGCAATATCAGCTGCGACTGCTAGGATAGGTGCTATTTCTTCTCCGTCCTTCACAGGCGTTACCATATTCGCTTCACTGACTCCTGCTAATACAGCAGGAATAGCATTCATTAATACGGAAGAAGGATAAACGGCTGTTCCACCAGGTACGTAGATTCCCACTCGCTCAATCGGTTGGTATAGTTGCCCGGCCATTACATCTCCATCTGCTTGCATAATCCGCGAATTACTCAATTGTTTTCTGTGAAAATCCCGGATATTATCAGCAGCTCTTTGCAAGGAACGGATAACCTGGTTATCGACTTTATCCCATGCTGCTTGTCGTTCTTCTTCAGTTACGAGAAATTGCTTTGGTGGTGTTCCATCAAATTTATCAATGTAAGATCGGACAGCTTCATCTCCTCCCTGCTGTACATCAGCAATGATAGCAGATGCTGCTTGCAAGTATTGCTGCTGGTCCTGACTGTTCGCTCGACCCGGTAATGCTTTCTCTAAAAAAGCATCAGCTGTTAATACTGGAATCATCGTTGTTTAGCTCCTTCCTTAAATCGTTCGATCACCGGTACTAATTGATTTCGTTTAATCTTCAATGAGGATCTGTTTGCGATCAATCTCGCACTGAATGATAAAAATTCATCTTGAATGACAAGCCCATTTTCTTTTAATGTGGTGCCAGTTTCGACGATATCGACAATCGCATCCGCTAAACCTAAAATCGGCGCAAGCTCTACTGACCCTTCTAACCGAATGATATCAACCGATTCACCTTTTTCCTTAAAATATTTTTTCGTAATATTGGTAAAGGTACTGGCAATTCGCTTCTTCTGATCGGGCCATTGATAATTTTTTTTTGTAGCCAATGCCATTCTGCAATGACCAAACGGAAGCGGAAATAAGTTATACACATCTGGTTGATGCTCAATCAAAATATCTCCACCAACGACGCCAATATCCGCTATGCCATTCTCCACATAAGTGGTAACATCGACACCTTTAGCGAAAAATATTTCAAACTCTTCTGTTTCAATTTGCAACTTTCTTCCCTTCTCTTTCAATGGTGCCACATCGAATCCTAGATTCTCAAAAAACTGTAAAAATTGTTTTTCTAAGCGACCTTTAGTTAATGCAATAACTGGTTTCATCGTTCGACCACCTTATATTCATTGTCCTTTTCTACCACTTGATAGGTTCGGTGGTATTTAACGCCCACTTTCAACTCATATTGGATATCCACTACCTGTTCATCCAGTTCCATGCGAAATTGTTCGGCAATGGCATGTGTCTTAGGTGAAGCAAGAATACAAATTTTTTCCGGCTCTGTTTCAGCTTTCATATGCTTCGCTAGCACATCTACGTAAAAGGCAAGACCTACTGCCGAAGTCTTCTGTTCGAATTGTTCATACAGACGGTCATATCTGCCTCCTGAAAAACAAGTTGATCCATCGTTTGTCAAAAAGCCACGGAACATAATACCATCGTAATAAGGCAAGTTCTTCACACGACCTAGATCTACAATGACTTCCGTTACCCCAGATGCTTCCAATAAATCTATTAATCTTTCTATATGTGTTAATATCGCGGTTAAATCATCGTGGCCGGCCCAACGTTTGCGATAATCATCAATAATTTCTTTAGAACCGTAAGCGTCTATTAACGCGAGCAATGAATCTGAAAGCTGTTCATGACCT includes the following:
- a CDS encoding LysR family transcriptional regulator; the encoded protein is MELRQLRYFVEVAEREHVSEAAAVLHVAQSAISRQISNLEAELGVELFERDGRNVRLTHIGRIFLTHTKSALKAIDHAKKQIDEFIDPERGSIKIGFPTSLAGNMLPTVISEFKKKHPKIDFQLRQGSYNFLIDAVKNREIDVAFIGPVPDDLPDIKGEVLFNENFYALVPISHPAATKGVIDLPTLKDESFVLFPKGYVLHQLVIDGCIRAGFNPIATSQGEDLDAIKGLVAAGIGITLLPESAFNDLNPFYSAKVAIKNPELTRTVGVIIPKKRKLAPSEQVFYEFIIEFFSLMQKMQ
- a CDS encoding 5'-3' exonuclease, coding for MSDKGHILVVDGMALLFRGFFATSFTGNFMHNSKGVPRNGLFGFLNYFTNSMETFQPTHVVCCWDMGSKTFRNELYDGYKSNRDAPPEELIPQFDLAKELVTAFQVPNIGVTGFEADDCIGTLAKQLHKEHEVTVVTGDQDLLQLVDENINIAIMKKGQGNYDVFTADNFYEKKSLTPRQIIDLKGLMGDSSDNYPGIKGVGEKTAMKLLQQYETIDNMLADKENLTKGMQKKLEQYAEDLEMSRKLAAIYTEVPLTFSIEEALFNKDFSTIHSYLQTELEFQNPGRWLDKLQASS
- the msrA gene encoding peptide-methionine (S)-S-oxide reductase MsrA, producing MEKNFNKATFAGGCFWCMVKPFDQWDGVESVISGYTGGHIDNPSYEDVKTGNSGHYEAVQIIYEPDKISYQQILDLYWPQIDPTDDGGQFHDRGPQYRTAIFYHDQEQQQLAEASKQGLQASNRFKKDIATEILPASTFYPAEAYHQDFYKKNKQEYEEDRAKSGRDAFIEENWD
- the hisIE gene encoding bifunctional phosphoribosyl-AMP cyclohydrolase/phosphoribosyl-ATP diphosphatase HisIE, whose protein sequence is MRPDFSKGLIPAVITDYDTKEVLMVAYMNEEAYDKTLESKQTWFYSRSREELWHKGATSGNTQDVQSIDLDCDKDTLLIQVIPAGPACHTGEQTCFFNRIAEKEDTVDNSIIEHVMKEVEQRKSVSVENSYTNYLFDKGVDKIGKKLIEEAGEVVIAAKNDEKQEITNEVSDLLYHTFVMLANQGVSLQDVKQELANRFAKKGNSKGDRSEIKKW
- the hisF gene encoding imidazole glycerol phosphate synthase subunit HisF, which gives rise to MIAKRIIPCLDVKEGKVVKGTNFVGLRELGDPVEMASSYSKAGADEIIFLDISATNEGRQTMVDIVRRTAEQVFVPFTVGGGVRTIEDVNRLLKAGADKVGMNSAAVENPQLITESSDRFGAQCTVVAIDAKRTGDKWHVMTHGGSKDTGMDAIEWVKEAEKRGAGEILLTSVDTDGVKDGFDLALTEAVVQAVRIPVIASGGVGKPEHFPEVFNQTDVSAGLAASIFHENTFTIKQVKDVCKQQGVNIREA
- the hisH gene encoding imidazole glycerol phosphate synthase subunit HisH; its protein translation is MIAIVDYGMGNVASVKTAFERLGYQVIITDSIEQLEQASHIILPGVGSFQAAADEIEQRQLKEPLIRLAKEKPFLGICLGMQLLFETGYENGISDGLGLIPGDVNVIETEYILPHIGWNQLQIENQKQRFAPLEGKHVYFVHSFQAQTEQSYLVATADYGTKIPAIVQNGHVYGMQFHPEKSGEAGVELLKLFMQETTMDGGVQS
- the hisB gene encoding imidazoleglycerol-phosphate dehydratase HisB, with protein sequence MRTATKQRKTFETSIDISVNLDDPTEVSIETGVGFFDHMLEAFARHGRIGLVIKAEGDLHIDSHHTVEDVGIVLGQLIKEALGDKQSINRFGSAYVPMDEALGFVALDISGRPYLVFDAHFSNQRLGNFDTELVQEFLQAFAFQSAITLHAKVLYGDNTHHKIEAVFKALGRALGEAIRINPDIKGVNSTKGIIE
- the hisD gene encoding histidinol dehydrogenase, translated to MIPVLTADAFLEKALPGRANSQDQQQYLQAASAIIADVQQGGDEAVRSYIDKFDGTPPKQFLVTEEERQAAWDKVDNQVIRSLQRAADNIRDFHRKQLSNSRIMQADGDVMAGQLYQPIERVGIYVPGGTAVYPSSVLMNAIPAVLAGVSEANMVTPVKDGEEIAPILAVAADIAGVNHIYRVGGVQAIAALAYGTESIPKVDKIVGPGNAYVAAAKKLVYGDVGIDMIAGPSEVAIIADQTSNPVYIAADLIAQAEHDVNARAFLITTSAPLVAKVQSELEVQCSQLPRKSIASASLTQKGACVIVETLEEAFQLSNQIAPEHLEIQVADPLASLGNVRHAGSVFLGEYTPEALGDYYAGPNHVLPTSGTARFSSGLSVDDFVKKTTYLYYSKQALKQAGNDVVTIANQEELEGHGIAVTKRLEDE
- the hisG gene encoding ATP phosphoribosyltransferase, which gives rise to MKPVIALTKGRLEKQFLQFFENLGFDVAPLKEKGRKLQIETEEFEIFFAKGVDVTTYVENGIADIGVVGGDILIEHQPDVYNLFPLPFGHCRMALATKKNYQWPDQKKRIASTFTNITKKYFKEKGESVDIIRLEGSVELAPILGLADAIVDIVETGTTLKENGLVIQDEFLSFSARLIANRSSLKIKRNQLVPVIERFKEGAKQR